A single window of Dermacentor albipictus isolate Rhodes 1998 colony chromosome 1, USDA_Dalb.pri_finalv2, whole genome shotgun sequence DNA harbors:
- the LOC139058340 gene encoding uncharacterized protein codes for MLQDKDALLQLKEKERSLDVSDITQSKAYNEFGMGTYDISVSWNTDGVPLFESSKFSIWPLQLQVNELPFKYRVKRVLLAGLWFGEQKPDMNCFLKPFVDELNRLSSEGLSWTNPDGLSKRTRVFPGPCVVDTVARAMIMNMTQFNGAHGCAWCEQKGEVVQKGDGHVRVYPVESLKGNMRTDVSMRRCARQAEKKKMPVLGVKGSNILFLLSFFKFPSSFVVDYMHAVCSGFVRHTAFMWFDHKKAHPYSLGGSVSCIDERLSGLQPVFEMPRLPRSLAHRKYWKSSEWRNWLLYFSPIVLVGILPQPYYNNWLKFVSLMHVLLADSVSSELLRSVQKQMFLFLKEYEVLYGKENITFNAHSLLHLVDSVREWGPLWNFSAYPYENMNGRLVRLVNGTRHAQWQIVEKFQILLAMPRLCATTVVSSSPVRDLLTAMLKGYRLRVHCTVLPEYTLLGKGQRTPLGIEYKKIVVAGFTINVSALDKSRRTNSYVQVKSDEPVFGQVTSIAHAPCETHVQGCDCNVIIFFLRKLSVKDRVIKHEIVPTTRNIYLVEPTSTVMEVTVNKVKKCVGLTVEGKLYVSPLESNHVLEVV; via the coding sequence ATGTTGCAGGACAAAGACGCGTTACTTCAACTTAAAGAAAAGGAACGAAGCTTGGATGTGAGTGACATAACACAAAGTAAAGCTTACAATGAGTTTGGGATGGGAACTTATGACATTTCTGTGTCGTGGAATACAGATGGGGTTCCACTTTTTGAGTCTTCAAAGTTTTCGATCTGGCCACTTCAGCTGCAGGTTAATGAACTACCATTTAAATATCGCGTCAAGCGAGTCTTGCTGGCAGGCCTGTGGTTTGGCGAGCAGAAGCCTGATATGAATTGTTTTTTAAAGCCATTTGTGGATGAGCTGAACAGACTGTCAAGTGAAGGCCTGAGCTGGACAAATCCAGATGGGCTCTCCAAACGCACCCGCGTGTTTCCTGGGCCGTGTGTTGTTGACACAGTTGCACGTGCAATGATAATGAACATGACACAGTTCAATGGAGCCCACGGGTGTGCTTGGTGTGAACAAAAAGGTGAAGTTGTGCAAAAGGGCGATGGCCATGTAAGAGTGTATCCTGTGGAGTCGCTGAAAGGCAATATGAGAACTGATGTCTCCATGAGGCGCTGTGCACGTCaagcagagaagaaaaaaatgcctgtTCTCGGTGTAAAGGGAAGCAAtattcttttcttgctttcatttttcaagtttccATCTAGTTTTGTGGTTGACTACATGCATGCTGTCTGCTCTGGCTTTGTACGGCACACAGCATTCATGTGGTTCGACCACAAGAAGGCGCATCCCTACAGTCTTGGAGGCAGCGTTTCTTGTATTGATGAGCGTCTAAGTGGACTCCAGCCAGTGTTTGAAATGCCTCGCCTTCCAAGGTCGCTTGCACACAGAAAGTATTGGAAGTCTTCAGAGTGGCGCAACTGGCTTCTATATTTTTCGCCCATTGTGCTAGTTGGAATTCTTCCGCAGCCTTACTATAATAACTGGCTGAAGTTTGTGTCTCTCATGCATGTCCTTCTTGCGGACAGTGTGTCTTCTGAGCTTTTAAGATCAGTGCAGAAgcaaatgtttttgtttttgaaaGAATATGAGGTGCTTTATGGAAAAGAAAATATTACTTTCAATGCCCATTCTCTTTTGCATCTTGTTGACTCGGTTCGGGAGTGGGGTCCCTTGTGGAACTTCTCAGCCTATCCCTATGAAAACATGAATGGCCGTCTTGTGCGACTTGTGAACGGTACAAGACATGCACAGTGGCAAATTGTCGAGAAATTCCAAATTCTTTTGGCAATGCCTAGACTTTGTGCGACAACAGTGGTTTCATCATCGCCAGTGAGAGACCTTTTGACGGCAATGTTAAAAGGGTATAGGCTGAGAGTCCATTGTACAGTTCTGCCAGAATATACCCTTCTTGGCAAGGGACAGAGGACACCACTTGGAATAGAGTACAAGAAAATCGTTGTAGCTGGCTTCACCATTAATGTTAGTGCACTAGACAAATCCCGTAGGACTAATTCATATGTTCAGGTAAAGTCAGATGAACCTGTGTTTGGGCAGGTTACATCTATTGCTCATGCACCCTGTGAGACCCATGTGCAAGGCTGCGATTGCAATGTCATAATCTTTTTCTTAAGGAAATTGAGTGTTAAGGATAGGGTAATCAAGCATGAGATTGTTCCTACTACCAGGAACATATATCTGGTAGAACCCACCTCAACTGTCATGGAGGTAACCGTGAACAAAGTTAAGAAATGTGTTGGTTTGACTGTTGAAGGCAAACTTTATGTCAGCCCACTTGAAAGCAACCATGTTCTAGAGGTTGTGTGA